One window of the Torulaspora delbrueckii CBS 1146 chromosome 6, complete genome genome contains the following:
- the JAC1 gene encoding J-type chaperone JAC1 (similar to Saccharomyces cerevisiae JAC1 (YGL018C); ancestral locus Anc_4.103) has translation MLRVNQRRFITTFYQLFPRTFPKGEPTWSYEPGQLRKEYRALQAQHHPDMISQADSSNATNDGGDQSSLLNKAYHTLKDPLLRSQYVLKLKDGIDLSQEQVAQEIMQRNPILLMQVLDIHEQLEEVENEEDVRVIEKENKQRIKAIESQLGKCYTDKQYDRAAELTVELRYWVNLAKAIKEWEPGKPVNLTH, from the coding sequence ATGCTGAGAGttaatcaaagaagattcatAACAACATTCTATCAATTGTTTCCTCGGACGTTCCCTAAAGGTGAGCCAACTTGGAGCTATGAACCAGGTCAACTACGTAAAGAGTACCGAGCATTACAAGCACAACACCACCCTGACATGATATCCCAAGCAGACTCTTCAAATGCTACTAATGATGGTGGAGATCAGTCATCGTTGCTTAATAAAGCTTACCACACGTTAAAGGACCCACTACTGAGGTCGCAGTACGTATTGAAGCTGAAGGATGGCATCGACCTATCTCAAGAGCAGGTTGCGCAGGAAATAATGCAGAGAAATCCCATTTTGCTAATGCAGGTACTGGATATCCATGAAcagttggaagaagttgagaatgaagaagacgtAAGAGTTATAGAAAAGGAGAACAAACAGAGGATCAAGGCCATTGAGTCACAATTGGGCAAATGTTACACGGACAAGCAGTACGACCGAGCAGCAGAGCTCACTGTGGAACTGAGATACTGGGTGAATCTGGCTAAGGCTATTAAGGAATGGGAACCCGGGAAACCTGTCAATTTGACCCATTAA
- the CKB1 gene encoding casein kinase 2 regulatory subunit CKB1 (similar to Saccharomyces cerevisiae CKB1 (YGL019W); ancestral locus Anc_4.102), with protein sequence MSQEFIEDHSQGGSSEDDSGTYDEWIPSFCTRFGHEYFCQVPTEFIEDDFNMTSLPQEVPHYRKALDLILDLEAMSDEELDEEEAEQVGQNGSEGKTQLVNRSIAEHAAEQLYGLIHARYILTKPGLQAMAEKFDHKEFGTCPRYYCGGMQLLPCGLSDTVGKHTVRLYCPSCQDLYLPQSSRHLCLEGAFWGTSFPGVFLKHFKELEEYVERKSKESYELKVFGFRINDAAVSGPRMKWLRQYPGTEEEWQELADCEFEIPRTFDSST encoded by the coding sequence ATGTCTCAGGAGTTCATTGAAGATCACTCGCAGGGCGGGTCGTCAGAAGACGATAGTGGAACATATGACGAGTGGATCCCGTCGTTTTGCACCAGGTTTGGACATGAATACTTCTGTCAGGTACCAACAGAGTTTATCGAGGACGATTTTAACATGACGTCCTTACCACAGGAAGTTCCACATTACAGGAAGGCCCTGGATCTAATACTGGACCTGGAAGCGATGAGTGACGAAGAACTAGATGAGGAGGAGGCAGAACAAGTGGGCCAGAATGGCAGTGAGGGAAAGACACAGCTGGTTAATAGGAGCATAGCGGAACATGCCGCTGAGCAGCTTTATGGGCTGATCCATGCACGTTACATTTTGACGAAGCCTGGTCTACAAGCGATGGCGGAGAAATTTGATCATAAAGAGTTTGGTACTTGTCCTAGATACTACTGTGGTGGTATGCAATTGCTACCCTGTGGGCTCAGTGATACTGTTGGGAAGCACACTGTGAGACTCTACTGCCCTAGTTGTCAGGATCTCTATTTGCCCCAGTCGTCTCGACACCTGTGTCTGGAGGGAGCCTTTTGGGGGACCAGCTTTCCAGGTGTGTTCCTCAAgcatttcaaagagctgGAAGAGTATGTTGAGAGAAAGAGCAAGGAGTCTTATGAGCTGAAGGTGTTTGGATTTAGGATAAACGATGCAGCAGTATCGGGCCCTAGGATGAAATGGCTAAGACAGTATCCAGGTACGGAGGAAGAATGGCAAGAGCTGGCCGattgtgaatttgaaattccaCGCACTTTCGATTCTAGTACTTAG
- the GET1 gene encoding GET complex subunit GET1 (similar to Saccharomyces cerevisiae GET1 (YGL020C); ancestral locus Anc_4.101): MSSGNWVIYVSLLFVALNKLLQYTASYHDSWGSRLALPNVKAAGNKYREVLAEHQKLAASNRAVSAQDDYARWTKNNRKLTQMENELKRLKEQLAAATAQNKQMLGKLRLVSLTLPFLALKLWKGKHVVFYLPKSNVFPKVISGVWSQGWLYLALAPLKLVTGKSVVTASTAEVGVSLGIWLWALQRVIDTLEFLLKQLLLTPAMARPSVGEKHEITSDKVALD, translated from the coding sequence ATGAGTAGTGGGAACTGGGTAATCTATGTTTCGCTGCTGTTTGTGGCCTTGAACAAGCTCTTGCAGTACACTGCCAGCTATCACGACTCGTGGGGATCCCGACTGGCTTTGCCCAACGTGAAAGCTGCTGGCAATAAGTACCGTGAGGTTCTAGCTGAGCATCAGAAACTAGCTGCTTCGAATAGAGCTGTATCTGCACAGGATGACTATGCCCGTTGGACCAAGAATAATAGGAAACTGACCCAGATGGAAAACGAATTGAAACGTCTAAAGGAGCAATTGGCTGCAGCTACGGCTCAGAATAAGCAGATGCTAGGTAAGTTACGTTTGGTAAGCCTTACGTTGCCTTTCTTGGCGCTGAAGCTTTGGAAGGGCAAACATGTTGTCTTCTACCTGCCCAAGTCGAATGTCTTTCCCAAGGTAATATCTGGTGTATGGTCTCAGGGATGGCTTTACCTTGCACTAGCaccattgaaattggtTACCGGAAAATCCGTGGTTACAGCCAGTACAGCAGAAGTAGGAGTTTCATTAGGGATCTGGCTGTGGGCGTTACAAAGAGTTATTGACACTTTAGAATTCCTGTTGAAACAGCTACTACTGACACCAGCCATGGCAAGACCTTCAGTTGGCGAAAAGCACGAAATCACCAGCGACAAAGTCGCTTTGGATTAA
- the ALK1 gene encoding protein kinase ALK1 (similar to Saccharomyces cerevisiae ALK2 (YBL009W) and ALK1 (YGL021W); ancestral locus Anc_4.100) has product MDYDTSFEEFADGKKFIAVVVSDNEDDYNSWEDSGPDEEVKSPVGSSSVRSMAVGGVLSASGTPGKVGLVKSKGEEKEREKKRWSFMSNHSSSSGTAKKRWSALSTFTLDSDTRHSRESKDKDAKFIKRVSTHSSLSSHKRGSIISNSENEQCAKSPHSLKRSSTGSSLRQLFGLIALNDENKENHGKSDQTLKQPSANTSKVKHSVVQAKERRNSNFRAPLTPVVNEANRQRHSVMLGNNGYANYSMSTVATSRENGSGFHTHSPSISSLSSINSSSSKWRFWKRGNNNSLSRSSSSQSLNVAHENGSMNDSKVKNRSSLADLHKSLFPHSNNSGGNGSLDLNDNCSIASSTLSKRPSSSNLSINGLKHRSSQSSLKHKTSHSSLQRFKTRRKSNNTGGGGDDCSSSNSQGPQISLPVPDQVSRDKIRAKLRNSTSLLSLGSTTPVVMKDYDEALLTQLLELCDIRHVVNEKDIMASLADSRKLTSHVRSPRKNEAVVIKKLPLGTLEDVTYSKEMCLQELKMLRLSKGTTGLPWLLHSYVIREKIEQGNDTRLFLMLVLKNHGNPLSTVNLTSWSQALHIFWQCVTILYVAETKFQFEHRNLILDHILVDRNLNVTLCDLKCSRAQMGPNEPVIYTRLDHPLFFQGGGDYQYEIYKLMRFILAETCSWDSYEPRTNLLWLHYLCVKLFQRYENKLNKSGSARDKLSKLAQLVDPSASTKRGLFKRNEIDVKTCGDLLRFK; this is encoded by the coding sequence ATGGACTATGACACGTCGTTCGAGGAGTTTGCGGACGGAAAGAAATTTAtagctgttgttgtttcGGATAATGAGGACGATTACAACTCATGGGAGGATTCAGGGCCCGATGAAGAGGTCAAATCTCCTGTTGGAAGTAGTAGTGTGCGTAGTATGGCTGTTGGAGGGGTTTTAAGTGCTAGTGGTACGCCTGGTAAAGTTGGTTTGGTGAAGAGTAAAGGCGAGGAGAAGGAGAGGGAGAAGAAAAGGTGGTCTTTTATGTCTaatcattcttcttcttctggtaCAGCTAAGAAGCGTTGGTCTGCACTTTCTACATTTACGTTGGACTCTGATACGAGACATTCGAGGGAGTCCAAGGATAAGGATGCGAAATTTATCAAACGGGTCTCTACACATAGTTCGCTTTCATCGCATAAGCGAGGTTCAATCATTAGTAATAGTGAGAATGAGCAATGTGCAAAGTCGCCTCattcattgaagagaagttCTACTGGTTCATCATTGAGGCAGTTGTTTGGGCTTATTGCATTAAATGATGAGAATAAGGAGAATCATGGTAAGAGCGATCAAACGCTTAAACAACCTTCTGCGAACACTTCAAAGGTTAAACATAGTGTTGTGCAAGCGAAAGAGCGCAGAAATTCAAATTTTAGAGCTCCTTTGACGCCTGTTGTGAATGAGGCTAATCGCCAAAGGCATTCTGTTATGCTTGGGAACAATGGGTATGCTAATTACTCGATGTCGACTGTGGCTACTTCTAGAGAAAACGGTTCGGGATTCCATACACATTCCCCCAGTATTTCGTCGCTTTCGTCAATCAATTCGTCGAGTTCTAAATGGAGGTTCTGGAAGCGAGGCAATAATAATTCACTTTCGAGATCGTCCTCATCCCAGTCGCTCAATGTGGCACATGAAAATGGCTCTATGAATGATTCTAAGGTTAAGAATAGAAGTTCTTTGGCAGATTTACACAAGTCGCTTTTTCCGCACAGTAACAATAGCGGTGGAAATGGTAGCCTGGATCTGAACGACAATTGCTCGATCGCTTCTAGCACATTATCCAAGAGACCATCATCGTCTAACTTGTCGATCAATGGGTTAAAACACCGATCTTCGCAATCGAGCTTGAAACACAAGACCTCTCATAGTTCTTTGCAAAGGTTCAAGACTAGAAGAAAATCTAACAACACAGGTGGTGGGGGAGATGACTGCTCATCTTCGAACTCCCAAGGTCCTCAGATCTCGCTACCTGTACCAGACCAGGTCTCCCGTGATAAGATCCGGGCTAAGCTTAGAAACTCTACTTCCCTGTTGTCTTTGGGATCCACGACACCGGTTGTCATGAAGGACTACGACGAGGCACTTCTAACCCAGCTCCTAGAGCTTTGCGATATTAGACACGTCGTCAACGAAAAGGATATAATGGCGTCTTTGGCAGACTCTCGAAAACTTACTTCACACGTTCGGAGTCCTCGTAAGAACGAAGCAGTGGTCATTAAGAAATTACCGCTGGgaactttggaagatgtcaCATACTCAAAGGAAATGTGCTTGCAAGAATTAAAAATGTTACGCCTCTCGAAGGGAACAACGGGTTTGCCCTGGCTATTGCACTCATACGTGATACGCGAGAAGATCGAACAAGGCAATGATACGAGACTTTTCTTGATGCTTGTACTGAAGAACCATGGTAATCCACTCTCGACTGTAAATTTGACCAGTTGGTCACAGGCTTTGCACATCTTTTGGCAATGTGTAACCATACTTTACGTCGCAGAGacgaaatttcaattcgaGCACAGAAACCTTATCCTTGATCACATACTTGTGGACAGAAACCTGAATGTTACACTATGTGATTTGAAATGTAGCAGAGCCCAAATGGGGCCTAATGAGCCTGTTATTTACACCAGACTGGATCATCCACTCTTTTTTCAAGGCGGCGGTGATTACCAGTACGAAATCTACAAGTTAATGCGGTTCATCTTGGCTGAGACCTGTTCCTGGGACAGCTATGAGCCACGCACCAATTTGCTCTGGCTACACTATCTCTGCGTTAAACTATTTCAGAGGTACGAAAACAAGCTTAACAAATCGGGATCAGCGAGGGACAAGTTGAGTAAACTGGCGCAATTAGTCGACCCAAGTGCATCGACCAAACGTGGGCTTTTCAAGAGAAATGAGATAGACGTCAAAACTTGTGGGGATTTACTAAGGTTTAAATAG
- the LAA2 gene encoding Laa2p (similar to Saccharomyces cerevisiae YBL010C; ancestral locus Anc_4.99), protein MAEEEVLEGSLGEEGAESDDFGNFSDASFEEQDEVERYLEQLLPKDTCEPSSQRNGRENSGLVELLKDERPRVVYEQLVQLRPVLQPLNWNKSHLKSDLWHILRLPEEEPVTEVPVPERALNDSLYKKLRASLEDKSTETNTVLRDQVRFDYSVPLAPRSLQFEDEDDIPGLLTQSEEKVDDLQKYHDQLCHAVDVLFGKLQQLQEQQESLISDKTTFENVVTNLTGHTQRLYRDEVALYNKKLKKRNKFSWGR, encoded by the coding sequence ATGGccgaggaagaagttttaGAAGGTTCTCTGGGAGAAGAGGGAGCTGAAAGCGATGATTTtggtaatttttcagatgcTTCGTTCGAGGAACAAGATGAAGTGGAAAGGTATTTAGAACAGCTTCTACCGAAGGATACGTGCGAACCGTCAAGTCAGAGAAATGGGAGGGAAAATTCGGgtcttgttgaacttcTGAAAGATGAGAGACCAAGGGTTGTTTATGAGCAATTGGTGCAATTACGACCGGTATTACAGCCGTTGAATTGGAATAAATCGCATTTGAAGTCAGATCTGTGGCATATCCTAAGGCTTCCTGAGGAGGAACCGGTTACGGAGGTACCGGTTCCAGAAAGAGCGCTGAACGATTCGCTTTATAAGAAGCTCCGAGCCAGTTTAGAAGATAAGAGTACCGAGACAAATACAGTGCTTCGGGATCAAGTTAGGTTTGATTATAGTGTTCCCTTGGCACCCAGATCCttgcaatttgaagatgaggatgatataCCGGGTCTGCTGACTCAGTCAGAGGAAAAAGTCGATGATTTGCAGAAATATCACGATCAGTTGTGCCATGCGGTGGATGTACTGTTTGGCAAGTTACAGCAGTTGCAGGAACAACAGGAGTCACTGATCAGCGATAAGACTACGTTTGAGAATGTAGTGACCAATCTAACAGGTCATACACAGCGACTGTATAGGGACGAAGTGGCTCTTTACAataagaaattgaagaagaggaataAATTTAGTTGGGGTCGTTAG
- the STT3 gene encoding dolichyl-diphosphooligosaccharide--protein glycosyltransferase subunit STT3 (similar to Saccharomyces cerevisiae STT3 (YGL022W); ancestral locus Anc_4.98) — protein MSVHKNDGVRGVILPWVQTLLTVTIFVAMFGAAISSRLFSVIRFESIIHEFDPWFNFRATKYLVSHSFLEFLNWFDDRTWYPLGRVTGGTLYPGLMTTSGAVWHLFRKIGLPIDIRNICVMFAPAFSGVTAWATYQFTKEIKDSSAGLLAGAFMAIVPGYISRSVAGSYDNEAIAITLLMVTFMFWIKAQKRGSILYAALTALFYFYMVSAWGGYVFITNLIPLHIFILILMGRYNSKLYAAYTTWYAIGTLASMQIPFVGFLPIRSNDHMAALGVFGLIQIVAFGNFIKSQVPSEKFKIVMVVSLLVILGVGVAGLFTLTYMGFIAPWTGRFYSLWDTNYAKIHIPIIASVSEHQPVAWPAFFFDTHFLIWLFPAGVFLLFLELKDEHVFVIAYSVLCSYFAGVMIRLMLTLTPVICVAAAVTLSKLFDIYLNFSKDEKKLDYSSLLSRLVVSGSFIYYLYLFVFHSTWVTRIAYSSPSVVLPSTTSDGRPALIDDFREAYYWLRMNTDEDAKVAAWWDYGYQIGGMADRTTLVDNNTWNNTHIAIVGKAMSSPEWKSYQIFKQHDVDYVLVIFGGVLGFSGDDINKFLWMIRISEGIWPDEIKERDFFTSSNEYRVDSRATKTMKESLLYKMSYKDFPALFKGQGQDKVRGQAISAADVEPLDYFEEVFTSENWLVRIYQLRDEDPEGRDLHDVGLFERNTKSARKRNSKKPSLEMRV, from the coding sequence ATGAGTGTGCACAAAAACGATGGAGTTCGCGGGGTGATTTTACCGTGGGTTCAGACGCTACTAACGGTGACGATTTTCGTTGCGATGTTCGGAGCTGCTATCTCGTCAAGATTGTTCTCTGTGATCCGTTTTGAATCTATTATTCACGAGTTTGATCCGTGGTTCAATTTCAGGGCTACAAAGTACCTTGTTTCACACTCTTTTCTGGAGTTTCTAAACTGGTTTGATGATAGAACGTGGTATCCTTTGGGTAGAGTCACTGGTGGAACTCTTTATCCTGGTTTGATGACTACTAGTGGAGCTGTGTGGCACTTGTTCCGTAAGATCGGGTTGCCAATCGACATCAGAAACATCTGTGTGATGTTTGCACCTGCCTTCTCTGGCGTAACTGCGTGGGCTACTTACCAATTCACCAAGGAGATTAAGGACTCGAGCGCTGGTCTTTTGGCTGGAGCTTTTATGGCTATTGTTCCTGGATATATCTCGCGTTCGGTGGCTGGTTCTTACGATAACGAGGCAATCGCGATTACACTGCTGATGGTTACTTTTATGTTCTGGATCAAGGCTCAAAAGAGAGGTTCGATCCTTTATGCAGCTTTGACTGCTCTATTCTACTTCTACATGGTTTCTGCATGGGGTGGCTACGTTTTCATTACAAATTTGATCCCATTGCACATCTTCattttgatcttgatgGGTCGTTATAACTCCAAATTGTACGCGGCTTATACCACTTGGTATGCTATCGGTACTTTGGCCTCAATGCAGATCCCATTCGTCGGATTTTTGCCCATCAGATCCAACGATCATATGGCTGCTCTTGGTGTTTTTGGATTGATTCAAATCGTGGCATTTGGTAATTTCATTAAGTCTCAGGTGCCTTCAGAAAAGTTTAAAATTGTTATGGTTGTGTCCTTATTGGTGATTCTCGGTGTTGGTGTTGCTGGTCTATTTACTTTGACCTACATGGGTTTCATCGCTCCATGGACTGGTAGATTTTACTCTTTGTGGGATACCAATTATGCCAAGATCCACATTCCGATCATTGCATCTGTTTCAGAACATCAGCCTGTTGCATGGCCAGcgttcttctttgatacGCATTTCCTGATCTGGCTATTCCCAGCAGGTGTTTTCCTATTATTCCTGgagttgaaggatgaacaCGTCTTTGTCATTGCTTATTCCGTGCTATGTTCGTATTTTGCAGGCGTTATGATCAGATTGATGTTGACTTTGACCCCAGTTATTTgtgttgctgctgctgtgaCTTTATCCAAATTGTTCGACATTTACTTgaatttctccaaagacGAGAAAAAACTTGACTATAGCTCATTGTTGTCACGTCTTGTGGTTAGTGGCTCATTCATTTATTACTTGTACCTATTTGTGTTCCACTCTACTTGGGTCACCAGAATCGCTTACTCTTCGCCATCTGTCGTGTTGCCATCGACAACTTCAGATGGCCGTCCCGCACTGATCGATGATTTCCGTGAAGCGTATTACTGGCTCAGAATGAACACCGATGAAGATGCTAAAGTTGCTGCTTGGTGGGATTACGGTTACCAAATCGGGGGTATGGCTGATAGAACCACCTTGGTCGATAACAACACCTGGAACAACACTCATATCGCAATCGTCGGTAAGGCAATGTCGTCACCTGAATGGAAATCGtaccaaatcttcaagcaaCACGATGTCGATTACGTGTTAGTGATCTTTGGCGGTGTTTTAGGTTTCAGCGGTGACGATATTAACAAGTTCCTGTGGATGATCAGAATTAGTGAGGGTATCTGGCCAGATGAGATAAAGGAGAGAGACTTCTTCACTTCAAGCAACGAATACCGTGTTGATTCGCGAGCTACAAAGACGATGAAGGAATCTCTGCTGTACAAGATGTCCTACAAGGATTTCCCCGCCCTATTCAAGGGTCAAGGGCAGGATAAAGTTCGTGGTCAAGCGATTAGCGCCGCAGACGTTGAGCCCTTGGACtatttcgaagaagtgTTCACTTCCGAAAACTGGCTCGTCAGAATCTACCAATTAAGAGACGAAGACCCAGAGGGCAGAGATTTACACGACGTGGGACTCTTCGAAAGAAACACCAAGAGTGCCAGGAAGAGAAACTCAAAAAAACCAAGTCTTGAAATGAGAGTTTAG
- the PIB2 gene encoding Pib2p (similar to Saccharomyces cerevisiae PIB2 (YGL023C); ancestral locus Anc_4.97) — MSSVHSQASDTPVQPQMHEVETGTRFNDKTPAIKEEEEGTDVEVVRYKKPSLLRKKSSLHSSPNSTSSSNSNGNSNRSISTITFEKQKVIPHRARTQSAQSVLSSISLRSLLHQNNAQNNQQQQQQHQQQQQNGEQETSGVSITNFNQQIQSPALSSIRRKGITSNNAHNGSNGAATSASTAMMFRRSSSENEIGLQLPFTDDKRQDLESSSVVPQRRPSKSSLLKENATGVKNIAVPLEAIDYEDHDEDTESQKRLTTQALRKLSNFKTNGKLNMGKSSFNEQASASSEAPTGKDLVDEGVQDTAEDSFTNYGGSMTHLKFGNKKVMLDSSSLNPSAYANKVPMNSLARPPAAVMKHSLDVIRQPNSSMMSTSNLNNKRFVKQISNPKKPLYMPAVLRDVSETNITMNDVVRPASPQHTLTSGTQNFNPRRNQSGSSQASINSTHSSILESCKRHISSFFFAGNDHINPESIGLEAPAPPTREHWLPDSKRSSCHYCHKIFTFLERKHHCRHCGDIFCQQHLAHWLYLNSHAEFIIGGGGVGTLSKICDNCLGDYESMVKNPDVKSKKLTKQLAKGNVPNASIRASQSDQSPRSPEAINVEQDSNGDSAPNDKGDVIGSVVGSVPADWNWSSF, encoded by the coding sequence ATGAGCAGTGTGCATAGTCAGGCGAGTGATACTCCAGTGCAGCCTCAGATGCATGAGGTTGAGACTGGAACAAGGTTTAACGATAAAACTCCGGCGATTaaagaggaggaagagggTACCGATGTGGAGGTTGTGCGGTATAAGAAACCCTCTTTGCTGAGGAAAAAGAGTAGTTTACACTCTTCGCCTaattcaacttcttcttctaacAGTAATGGGAATAGTAATCGGTCTATCTCCACGATaacttttgagaaacagaAAGTTATTCCACATAGAGCCAGGACTCAGTCTGCTCAAAGTGTGTTGAGTAGCATATCGTTGAGATCGTTGTTGCATCAGAATAATGCGCAAAATAatcagcagcagcaacagcagcatcaacagcagcaacagaATGGGGAACAAGAGACGTCTGGCGTTAGTATCACGAATTTTAACCAACAGATCCAATCTCCGGCGTTGTCTTCGATACGAAGGAAGGGGATTACGTCTAACAATGCGCACAATGGATCAAATGGTGCAGCTACATCGGCTAGTACAGCGATGATGTTCCGTAGGAGCAGTTCGGAAAATGAGATTGGTTTGCAGTTGCCCTTCACGGACGACAAGAGGCAGGATTTGGAATCTTCGTCGGTCGTACCACAACGAAGGCCCAGTAAGAGTTCGCTGCTAAAGGAAAATGCCACAGGGGTCAAGAATATAGCCGTGCCCTTAGAAGCGATAGATTACGAGGACCATGATGAGGATACAGAATCTCAGAAAAGGCTCACTACACAGGCGCTACGGAAGCTGTCTAACTTCAAAACAAACGGGAAACTCAACATGGGAAAAAGTAGTTTCAACGAACAGGCAAGCGCGAGTTCTGAGGCTCCAACTGGGAAAGATCTggttgatgaaggtgtGCAGGATACTGCGGAGGATAGTTTTACCAATTATGGAGGGTCCATGACCCACTTGAAGTTTGGGAACAAGAAAGTGATGTTGGATTCCTCTTCACTCAACCCGAGTGCTTATGCCAACAAGGTTCCCATGAACAGTTTGGCTCGACCGCCCGCTGCTGTCATGAAACACTCCTTGGATGTAATTCGTCAGCCAAATTCCAGCATGATGTCAACTTCAAACTTGAATAACAAGCGATTTGTGAAACAGATTAGCAATCCCAAGAAGCCTTTGTATATGCCTGCAGTGTTACGGGATGTTTCCGAGACCAATATTACCATGAACGACGTGGTGAGGCCTGCCTCGCCGCAGCACACTTTGACTTCGGGTACTCAGAATTTTAATCCCAGAAGAAATCAGTCTGGTTCTTCGCAGGCAAGTATTAACTCAACCCATTCTTCCATTTTAGAGTCTTGTAAGAGGCATATaagttctttcttctttgctgGCAATGACCACATAAATCCAGAATCGATAGGTTTAGAAGCCCCCGCACCACCGACACGAGAACATTGGTTACCGGATTCTAAGCGCAGTTCGTGTCATTACTGTCATAAGATTTTCACATTCCTTGAGAGGAAACATCATTGCCGGCATTGTGGTGATATTTTTTGTCAACAGCATTTAGCTCACTGGTTGTACCTGAATTCCCATGCCGAGTTCATTATTGGTGGCGGAGGTGTGGGTACTCTGTCTAAGATTTGTGACAATTGCCTGGGGGACTACGAAAGCATGGTCAAAAACCCAGATGTGAAGAGTAAGAAGTTAACCAAACAGCTGGCAAAAGGTAATGTTCCCAATGCAAGTATCAGAGCTTCTCAATCCGATCAATCGCCTCGTAGCCCTGAAGCAATAAACGTCGAGCAAGATTCTAATGGTGACAGTGCTCCTAATGATAAAGGTGATGTAATAGGGAGCGTTGTGGGCTCTGTTCCAGCAGATTGGAACTGGAGCAGTTTTTAA